ATTCGGTCTTGTATCACTATCAAGACTTTCAGTGAATTTATTACCTGAATTGTCATACCCTACTCTCACCATCAGAACAGATTATGAAGGTGCTGCACCACGTGAATTAGAACAGTTAGTCTCTAAACCCATCGAGGAAACAATTGGTGTAGTAAAAGGCGTTCGTCAAGTTCAGTCTATTTCAAAAGCGGGACGTTCTGATGTAGTACTAGAATTTGAATGGGGCACGGAAATGGACCTTGCGAGTTTAGAAGTACGTGAAAAGCTTGATGTAATGCAGCTTCCCCTTGATGTGAAAAAGCCACTCTTACTTCGCTTCAACCCTTCACTTGATCCTATTATGCGATTCGGACTTCAGCTAGGGGAAAACAGCAGCACAGATCTAAAAACATTAAGAACGTTTGCTGAAGAAGAGATTAAACGCAAACTTGAATCTGTTATTGGGGTTGCATCAGTCAAACTTGGTGGTGGCTTAGAACAACAAATACACGTTTTAGTTGATCAACATAAAGCCAGCCAATTAGGTATTTCTTTAGCAACTATTAACCAGCGTTTAACTGAAGAAAATCTAAACCAATCAGGTGGTAAAGTTAAAAGCGAAAATCAAGAATACCTAGTAAGAACAATTAATCAGTTTCAAACGGTTGCTGATATTGAAAACGTTTTTATCGCGCACCAAGATGGAAAAAACATTCGCCTTGCTGATATCGCAACTGTACACGACAGATTTAAAGAGCGCGACTCCATCACACGCATTAACGGCGCTGAAGCCATTGAAATAGCCATTTATAAAGAAGGGGACGCCAATACGGTTGCAGTTGCTAATGCTGTAAAAGTCCGTATTAATGAGTTACAAGGTACATTACCTGATAGCCATCAGCTAATTGAAGTATATGACCAGTCAACATTCATTGCGGGTGCAATTAGCGAAGTAAAATCGGCTGCCATTATGGGTGGTGCACTAGCAATGGTTATTTTATATTTCTTTTTAAGAAACGTATGGTCAACCATCATCATTTCAATCTCTATTCCAGTGTCAGTTATCGCTACTTTTAATTTGATGTATGGTAACGATATCTCGCTAAACATCATGAGCTTAGGTGGAATCGCCCTCGCTGTTGGTTTATTAGTTGATAACTCTATCGTTGTATTAGAAAACATTGCGAGGAAAAAAGAAGAGTCAGGTGAAAGCTTAACTAACGCAGTGGATGGCACTAAAGAAGTGAGTGGCGCTATTCTAGCATCAACACTTACAACAATGGCCGTGTTCTTTCCTTTAGTGTTTGTTGAGGGTATTGCAGGACAGCTATTTAGTGACCAAGCTTTAACCGTTACTTTCTCTCTACTTTCATCACTTATTGTTGCACTAACCGTTATTCCTATGCTCTCTGCGAAAAAAGCAAGAGAACAGCTTGCGGTAGTAGATGATTATATTAAGCCCGTTGAGAAGCCAGTACAGAAAAAAACCGGAGTGCGTAAAGCCTTACACTTTTTATTATTGCCTTTTAAATTAATATTTAATCTTATTTTTAAGTATATACCCGGCTCATTGATTGTTGTTGTGACTGCACTTTATCGAGGAATAAGTCACATCCTTTCAAAACTACTTGCTCCCGTTTTATGGGCTTTTGACAAGTTCTATAATGCTCTAGCAGGCCGTTATCGAGCATTGCTACGTACTTCATTAAACCATCGCACTATAGCAGCAAGTTTAATCTTAATCGTGACTGCATTAAGCTTTTCCACACTCTATAAAGTGGGCATGGAATTAATTCCACGTATGTCACAAGGCGAATTTATCGTTGAGATCACGCTACCACCTGGCAGTCATTTGGATCAAACAGATAACTTATTACAAAATTTAGCTAAGCACACCGAGTCACACGAGTTAGTAAGTAAAACATTCTCAATAGCAGGTACAGGAAGCTTAATGAACGCATCTCCTGCTCAAGGTGGTGATAACTGGGGGCGTTTGAATGTTGTCATGAAAGACGGTTCTACAGGCCAAAATGAAAATGAAGTTATGGCGCATATTCGTGCTCGTCTTGCAAACATGGCAGGCGTACAAAGCCAATTTTCTAAACCTGAATTATTCAGTTTCAAAACACCATTAGAAATTGAAGTAAGAGGCTATAACTTAAACGCCTTGAAACAATATTCTACAGCTATTTCGGAAGCGCTGAATAAAACTCAGCAATTTACAGATATCGAAATGTCATTACGCACAGGTCAACCTGAAATAAAAATTCACTTTGATCATGAAAGAATTTCACAACTGGGATTGTCTGCGCCCGCAATTGCCAAGCATATTGCAGGTAAAATTCACGGTACATCGTCTAGTAAATTTAACGTGAATGACCGAAAGATTGATATTTTGGTGCGCATCGATGAACAGGAACGTAATTCTGTTCAAGACATAAAGAACTTAATTGTTAACCCAAGCAGTAATCAGCCAATTCCGTTAAGCGCAGTTGCTGACATTGAAATGTCAGTCGGTCCAAGCGAAATAACTCGTATCAGTCAAGAAAGAGTGGCATTGGTTACCGCGAACTTGAATGGTGGAGATCTTAAAGATGCAATGATAGTTGCCCAAGAAGTGCTTAATAACCTTCCTGCCCCCCTTTCACTTACCGCTAAAATCTCAGGGCAAAGTGAAGAAATGGAGAACTCATTTAAATCACTGCAATTTGCATTATTACTTGCTGTATTTATGGTTTATATCGTGATGGCGTCTCAATTTGAATCGTTACTACACCCATTACTTATCTTGTTTACTGTGCCTTTAGCGACAGCGGGCTCAATACTCGGTTTATTTTTAACTGGCACTAACTTGAGCGTCATTGTCTTCATCGGCTTAATTATGCTGACTGGTATTGTTGTTAATAACGCGATTGTATTGGTCGACCGTATAAACCAATTAAGAGCCTCCGGTATGGAAAAAATAAGCGCTATTCAGATGGCTGCCGAAACACGCTTCCGCCCTATTCTCATGACAACTTTAACAACTGTTCTAGGCCTACTGCCATTAGCAATCAGCTTAGGTGAAGGTGGCGAGATGAGAGCACCAATGGCCATCACCGTGATATTCGGTTTACTTTTCGCAACTGTACTAACGCTTGTATTTATTCCTGTAATTTACAGCGTATTCGACAGAAAAACATTCAAGGAAACCGCTAATGAGCAATAAGGGATTACATAAAGCGAGTGGCGAAAACGAATCTATTGGTAGTATTTTTGCCGCTTTTTCTTTAAGAAAACCAATCACCGTAACAATGGTGTTTTTATCAACCCTCTTACTCGGATTAGTGTCGAGCAAACTTTTACCACTTGAAATGTGGCCAGGCGTTGATATTCCAGAGCTATTTATTAATGTGCCGTACGCTAACTCTACTCCAGCTGAAGTAGAACGCCTGATCACACGGCCAGTAGAGGAAGCACTTGCCACAATTAGCGGGATTAAGCGTTTACGTTCGTTCTCAAGAGAAAACGGTGCAGAAATAGGGTTAGAGTTTGCTTGGGATGAAAATATCAACGCCAAAAGCATCGAAGCACGTGAAAAAGTAGATGCCATCAGGCATTTACTTCCTGACGATGTGGAGCGCGTTTTAGTATTTCAATTTAACACCAGTGATATGCCAATTTTGCAGTTACGTATATCCAGTGATCGCGACTTATCACTTGCCTATGACTTATTAGAGCGCAACTTAAGACGCCCTATCGAACGCGTAGCCGGTGTTTCACGGGTAACAATGTATGGCGTTCATAAGCGCGAAATATCCATTGAGCTTAACCCAGAAAAAGTATCTAGCCATAACATAAATACAGCTGACCTTGCTGCCAAAATGGCTGAGTATAATTTTTCAATGAATGCGGGACACATTTATGAAAGCAATAGAAAGGTTCAGGTAAAACCTGTCGGACAGTTTCAGAGTATTGAAGAAGTTGAAGATATTATCGTCGCGCAAGGTGTTCGCTTAAAAGATATTGCAACAGTTAGTCTACAACTTCCTGAATTAGAAGAAGGCAGGCATTTAGATCAAACTTATGCAGTTGGTTTAGAAATTTTTAAAGAGTCTAGTGCAAATCTTGTGTCTGTTGCACAAAACGTCATTGATGTAATTGACGAGGCTGGTAAAAGTCCTCAGTTCAATGGCATCAATTTATTTCTAATGCAAAATACCGCGGACGGTGTAACAACATCACTATCCAACCTAATCGATGCTGGGTTAATTGGTGCGCTTTTATCAATTGTTGTGTTGTATTTATTTCTGCGAAATATAACCACCACATTAATCGTTGTACTCTCAGTGCCAGTCGCAATATTTATTACCCTAGGCGCAATGTATTTATTAGGCTATAGCTTAAACTTACTTTCGTTAATGGGATTAATGCTAGCTATTGGTATGCTAGTTGATAATGCGGTTGTTATTACTGAAAGCATAATGCAAGAGCGAACTAATACCTCTGATCCTGTTATAGCCACTAAAAAAGGCGTAAATAATGTAAGTCTTGCTGTTATAAGCGGCACACTCACAACCGCAATTGTATTTTTACCAAACATTATTGGTAAAAAAATTGATGTAACCATATTTTTAGAACACATGGCAATTGCAATTTGTATCTCGCTGCTCGCTTCATTAATTATTGCACAAACATTAATCCCGCTATTACTTAGTAAGTTTGCCCCTTCAAATATAAAAGTTAAAGAACCTAAACATACTCGTTTAAATACTGGCTATTACAAGTCGTTAGATTGGGTGCTAAATAACCAGAAAAAAACACTCGCTATCGCGTTTGCAATGCTGTTTTCCATCGCTATTCCAATGAGTTTAGTCTCTGGTGATGAAGAAGCTTCAGGCTCAAATGATAGGCTCTTCCTCAGCTACAACATTAATGGCAATTACACCCTTGAAGAAGTAGAAAAAACAATTTCAGTCATGGAAACCTACTTATACGCTAATCAAGACGAGTTTTATATTGATTCAGTTTATAGCTACTTCCGCCCCGACTTTGGTATGTCGACACTTAACCTTAAGAAAGACCTAGATATTAGTATTTCTGAGATTAAAGATAGAATAAAAGCTAATTGGCCTACCCTAGTTAGAGCTGAGCCTCAATTTGGATGGGGAAATTCAAACGGTGGTGGCGTTAGGCTGACCCTAACAGGAAATTCGACCAACGTATTACTGGAAATTGCTGACAACCTTGTGCCATCAATCGAATCTTTAAATGGGTTTGAAGATGTGAGAACCGATATGACAAGCGATCAGAAAGAACTTCAAGTGACTATTGATCGTACAGCTGCACATCGCATTAACCGCTCAACGCAAGAGATTGCGCAATTAGTTTCTATGTCTTTACGGGGAATGAATTTACGCACCTATCGCGATCCAGATATGGGTGAAATTAGAGTTAAGCTGAACTTTGATAAAACCGTAAAAGAGTCCTTAGCTACTCTTAAACAAATTCCTATCTTAAAAGAGAATGGCGCAGTCATTACTTTAGATAAAGTCGCTACGTTTAACATCGTGCCAAAACTAAATGAAATTAGACGAATGGATAGGCAAACTGGGTTAGATATTGGGGCTAATCTTAGAGAAGACTTTACTATTGAACAAGCTCGTGACGCTCTGGAGCAGTTAATGAGTCAGGTGACCCTACCCCACGGCTATAGCTGGTCACTAGATGGTAGCTTTAAAAGACAAGATGAAGCGCAAGCAGTAATGTATACGAATATGCTTCTTGCAGTAGCAATGATTTATATTGTTATGGCTGCTTTATTCGAATCTCTAATTCTTCCTACCGCGGTCATTACATCACTCATCTTTTCAATTGTAGGCGTATTTTGGGCGTTCCTAATTACTGGCACACCAATGTCTGTAATGGGAATGATTGGTATACTCATTTTGATGGGGATTGTAGTAAATAATGGGCTAGTGCTAATTGACAGGATAAATCAATTTATAAACCAAGGTATGGAAATGAAACAAGCCATTTTAGACGCTTGTAACAGCCGCATTAGGCCAATATTAATGACCGTTTCTACCACTATTCTTGGTATGGTGCCTTTAGCAATGGGCTCTGCTCAAATGGGTGGTGAAGGCCCTGCTTATGCACCTTTAGCCATTGCAATCATTGGCGGGCTGCTTTTTTCTACTCTAACAAGCCTATTTTTGGTACCACTTAGTTATGTATTGCTGCTAAAACTAAGCTATCGCACTCAGTTATTGTTCAAAAGCAGTAGGCAAATTGCGACAAAAGTTATTAAGCCCTGCTAAAATACTAAAAATCGCTCATTGTTTGGAGAATATAATCTCTGTTATATTCTCCTTTTTATTACTTATCTAAAAATGCGATACCTGCCCAATTAATGCGTATCGTCAAGTAATTAAAGAAACAGATGAAATTAAGTGTATTTTGATGCTTTTGAATAGTTCCTGTTCAAAGGAATTAACTAAAAAGCAAAAAGTTAAGGAATCAATTATCATGTAACAAGACGGCATAATAAGTTGTTGTGTTCAAAAACAACAATATAACTAATTGTTCCTCTCAATAAAGTCCATCTCAAAACGCAATAGTTTTAACTTTGCTTGGACCAGTTCAGAGTTATCATTGTCAAAATAACTAAGCTCTTTTTGCAGTTTTTCTACATCGTTAATTACTACACTTAAGGATTGTAATACAGTAAGCCTCACTAATTCACTGCTGCTATGTTTTGCCTGTGAAATATAATTAATCGATTCATTAATATGCTGTTGATCACCCTCAAAATTCTCTATTGCTTTACCAATAGTGTACACCGCATAGCTGTGGCTCATTTCATCACGTTGACTTGCAATATCAAGTACTTCTTTAAAGAATTGAGGTGAAATAGCCGAAGTGTTCTCTTCAAGATATCTTTCAATGTCATCAAATTGAGCATAAACGTCACCTTGGGCATTATATAATTGCGTAGTAAGATGTTGCTCAATTATCAATGAAATCTCCTCATTTTGATAACCACTAAGCTCTGGTTGTTCAATTCCAAGATATTCAGCGAGTGCTAACAACGCCTCATGGCTTTCAGCGTTATCGGAATGTACTTGTTCTTCTTCATACTTTTTTATCGGCTCTTGCTTATGCTGCTTAGAAGGTAATTTTGACCTCGGTATAGTACTCAAGGAGCTTTGATGTTTTACCGCATTCACTTTATCCGTTTGAGCATCACTAAAAGAATCCATTTTAGCTTTCTCAACCACAGCAACAACCTGAGAATGTTCAGCAACTTGGTTAAATAAAAGTGAGTGCCCGTTTATCAAAATAAAGGCAATCAAGAAGCCAGATAAAAAATAAAAAATTCTGGAGTTAAAAGACAACTTATTACTCATGTAGATTTAAGGGGGTTCAAGAAGTAGAAAAATTATTATCAAGAGGCATAGCTAATAGTAATACTATCAGCTATACCAAACATTAATTAATGAATGTCAAAACGAACGCCTTGGCAGCCATTGTTGTTATGCGTTGTACCTGCACTCTTAATAGACCAGAATACTTCGCCATAAGTTGAATTCGAGTTTGTTGGAGTAAATTTTCTAGTACACGTCTTAGTCTTTTTGTTATTCCAAACTGGCTTACCATGTTTAAGTTTAACAAACGTGTAATCCAATTCCATTTTGTACTCTTTACCGTTGTCTGCACCTAAGTCAGGATAAAAACCATGGCCATAACCAGCAGTTAGATTTTGTTTTCTTCTCTCTTTAAACACAACTGTGTTATCGCTTAATCGAGTTATTTTCAACTTCACGCTTGTTACAGTGTATGCACCACGGTTACAGTAAAAAATCATCGATTTAGTACGACGCGTTGTATTAGCCCAGTTATAAGGGGCTACTTCACGCCAAATTTCACAATCCTGTTTATCGCCAGAAAAATACCCACCGTCAGTCGCCGCTGTGCTGGTTTGTATACTAGCACCTAATAACAATACCGCAGATACGCTATGAATTAGTGTTTTTAATTTTTGCATGTCTCTCACAACTCTCATTTTTATAATTAACGCACTTTCACGACATTTAATATGAAATTAAACGGCGTGCGCGAAAGTATACTAAAAAAATTACGTTTGGTGGTCTAAACAGGTGGCTTTTTATTTATTTCGGTTCATTTAACAACTTTTAATGCATAACACGCATATTAAAATTCACTACTAAACCTAAAAAAGTTTGTTAATTTACTTTAGCTGGATGCAATTGGTTGGAAACTTATTTCGCTACAAACATAAATGAGCTAGCAAGCTGAAAAATGTCACAAGTGGTTACCCATGATTAAAGTAGATAGTTTGTACTGGTAGTGGTAGTGGTAGTGGTATCTACACTCTAGAGAACGGAAGGACATATGTTTACCAGCATCATTAGCGCCGTATTGTTAAAATTGAACAATACAGAACGGCTAAGTATTTTTCGTACCTTCGTATATCACTTTAAACGCTTCAAAGCCGATATATAACACAACTGAAAAAATTGCGATAATTAACAGCCAATATAAAGTGCGTAAGCCTGAATGAACTGGATTATCTTTAGTTTTGGGAGCTACTTTTATTCCGTCTTGCTCTTTTTTAGCATCCGTATCTTTTTTCTTGGCCATTATCACTCCTCAAACTAAAAGCGTGAATCTATTCTACTCAGTTAGATTCACGCCCTTTACTAGTTTATTAATAAAGTTACTTGCCTATATGGGTAATTCCACCCATATAGGATCGTAATGCTTCTGGAACTTCAACTGAACCATCGGCTTGCTGGTAGTTTTCTAAAATAGCAACTAATGTTCTGCCTACCGCTAAACCTGAGCCGTTAAGAGTATGCAATAACTCTGGTTTTTTGCTGCCTTGTCGTTTAAAACGTGCCTGCATTCTACGTGCTTGGAAGTCGCCCATATTACTACAAGAAGAAATTTCACGATAAGTATCTTGCGCTGGTAACCACACTTCTAAATCGTAGGTTTTAGTTGCGCCAAAGCCCATATCACCTGTACACAAAATAACTTTTCTGTAAGGTAACTCTAATAACTGTAGTACTTTTTCTGCACTTTGAGTTAAATCTTCCAGCGCTTGCATAGCATCTTCTGGTTTAACTAAGTTTACTAACTCTACTTTATCAAATTGGTGCTGACGGATTAAACCACGTGTATCACGGCCGTATGAGCCCGCTTCACTTCTAAAGCAAGGTGTATGTGCCGTTAATTTAACAGGTAGCTCTTTCTCATCAAAAATCACATCACGCGCAAAGTTTGTAAGTGGCACTTCAGCGGTAGGAATTAATGATAACTTATTTTGGTTACCTTCAGATAAAGGCTGAGTATGGAATAAATCTTCACCGAA
This is a stretch of genomic DNA from Flocculibacter collagenilyticus. It encodes these proteins:
- a CDS encoding efflux RND transporter permease subunit, translated to MKVVEIAVKRPVTVWMFTAAIILFGLVSLSRLSVNLLPELSYPTLTIRTDYEGAAPRELEQLVSKPIEETIGVVKGVRQVQSISKAGRSDVVLEFEWGTEMDLASLEVREKLDVMQLPLDVKKPLLLRFNPSLDPIMRFGLQLGENSSTDLKTLRTFAEEEIKRKLESVIGVASVKLGGGLEQQIHVLVDQHKASQLGISLATINQRLTEENLNQSGGKVKSENQEYLVRTINQFQTVADIENVFIAHQDGKNIRLADIATVHDRFKERDSITRINGAEAIEIAIYKEGDANTVAVANAVKVRINELQGTLPDSHQLIEVYDQSTFIAGAISEVKSAAIMGGALAMVILYFFLRNVWSTIIISISIPVSVIATFNLMYGNDISLNIMSLGGIALAVGLLVDNSIVVLENIARKKEESGESLTNAVDGTKEVSGAILASTLTTMAVFFPLVFVEGIAGQLFSDQALTVTFSLLSSLIVALTVIPMLSAKKAREQLAVVDDYIKPVEKPVQKKTGVRKALHFLLLPFKLIFNLIFKYIPGSLIVVVTALYRGISHILSKLLAPVLWAFDKFYNALAGRYRALLRTSLNHRTIAASLILIVTALSFSTLYKVGMELIPRMSQGEFIVEITLPPGSHLDQTDNLLQNLAKHTESHELVSKTFSIAGTGSLMNASPAQGGDNWGRLNVVMKDGSTGQNENEVMAHIRARLANMAGVQSQFSKPELFSFKTPLEIEVRGYNLNALKQYSTAISEALNKTQQFTDIEMSLRTGQPEIKIHFDHERISQLGLSAPAIAKHIAGKIHGTSSSKFNVNDRKIDILVRIDEQERNSVQDIKNLIVNPSSNQPIPLSAVADIEMSVGPSEITRISQERVALVTANLNGGDLKDAMIVAQEVLNNLPAPLSLTAKISGQSEEMENSFKSLQFALLLAVFMVYIVMASQFESLLHPLLILFTVPLATAGSILGLFLTGTNLSVIVFIGLIMLTGIVVNNAIVLVDRINQLRASGMEKISAIQMAAETRFRPILMTTLTTVLGLLPLAISLGEGGEMRAPMAITVIFGLLFATVLTLVFIPVIYSVFDRKTFKETANEQ
- a CDS encoding efflux RND transporter permease subunit, whose protein sequence is MSNKGLHKASGENESIGSIFAAFSLRKPITVTMVFLSTLLLGLVSSKLLPLEMWPGVDIPELFINVPYANSTPAEVERLITRPVEEALATISGIKRLRSFSRENGAEIGLEFAWDENINAKSIEAREKVDAIRHLLPDDVERVLVFQFNTSDMPILQLRISSDRDLSLAYDLLERNLRRPIERVAGVSRVTMYGVHKREISIELNPEKVSSHNINTADLAAKMAEYNFSMNAGHIYESNRKVQVKPVGQFQSIEEVEDIIVAQGVRLKDIATVSLQLPELEEGRHLDQTYAVGLEIFKESSANLVSVAQNVIDVIDEAGKSPQFNGINLFLMQNTADGVTTSLSNLIDAGLIGALLSIVVLYLFLRNITTTLIVVLSVPVAIFITLGAMYLLGYSLNLLSLMGLMLAIGMLVDNAVVITESIMQERTNTSDPVIATKKGVNNVSLAVISGTLTTAIVFLPNIIGKKIDVTIFLEHMAIAICISLLASLIIAQTLIPLLLSKFAPSNIKVKEPKHTRLNTGYYKSLDWVLNNQKKTLAIAFAMLFSIAIPMSLVSGDEEASGSNDRLFLSYNINGNYTLEEVEKTISVMETYLYANQDEFYIDSVYSYFRPDFGMSTLNLKKDLDISISEIKDRIKANWPTLVRAEPQFGWGNSNGGGVRLTLTGNSTNVLLEIADNLVPSIESLNGFEDVRTDMTSDQKELQVTIDRTAAHRINRSTQEIAQLVSMSLRGMNLRTYRDPDMGEIRVKLNFDKTVKESLATLKQIPILKENGAVITLDKVATFNIVPKLNEIRRMDRQTGLDIGANLREDFTIEQARDALEQLMSQVTLPHGYSWSLDGSFKRQDEAQAVMYTNMLLAVAMIYIVMAALFESLILPTAVITSLIFSIVGVFWAFLITGTPMSVMGMIGILILMGIVVNNGLVLIDRINQFINQGMEMKQAILDACNSRIRPILMTVSTTILGMVPLAMGSAQMGGEGPAYAPLAIAIIGGLLFSTLTSLFLVPLSYVLLLKLSYRTQLLFKSSRQIATKVIKPC
- the serS gene encoding serine--tRNA ligase, with translation MLDPKYLRNELEETAKKLANRGFELDVKTLVELEDKRKSLQVKTESLQNERNTRSKSIGKAKASGEDIQPLLAEVGKLGDELDAAKHELAELLDQINAISLSIPNMPDESVPVGKDEDENVEILTWGEPRTFDFEIKDHVDVGEGLNKELDFETGVKLSGARFTVMKGQVAKMHRALAQFMLDLHTEEHGYTEAYVPYLVNSESLLGTGQLPKFGEDLFHTQPLSEGNQNKLSLIPTAEVPLTNFARDVIFDEKELPVKLTAHTPCFRSEAGSYGRDTRGLIRQHQFDKVELVNLVKPEDAMQALEDLTQSAEKVLQLLELPYRKVILCTGDMGFGATKTYDLEVWLPAQDTYREISSCSNMGDFQARRMQARFKRQGSKKPELLHTLNGSGLAVGRTLVAILENYQQADGSVEVPEALRSYMGGITHIGK